From the Rhinatrema bivittatum chromosome 3, aRhiBiv1.1, whole genome shotgun sequence genome, one window contains:
- the SGK1 gene encoding serine/threonine-protein kinase Sgk1 isoform X2, with protein sequence MRSKAEKSSLKAFMKQRRMGLNDFIQKIATNSYACKHPEVQSILNISQPTEPQLINGNPSSPPSPTQQINLGPSSNPHAKPLDFQFLKVIGKGSFGKVLLARHKTEEHFYAVKVLQKKAILKKKEEKHIMSERNVLLKNVKHPFLVGLHYSFQTADKLYFVLDYINGGELFYHLQRERCFLEPRARFYAAEIASALGYLHSLNIVYRDLKPENILLDSQGHIVLTDFGLCKENIEPNGTTSTFCGTPEYLAPEVLHKQPYDRTVDWWCLGAVLYEMLYGLPPFYSRNTAEMYDNILNKPLQLKPNITNSARHLLEGLLQKDRTKRLGAKNDFVEIKHHIFFSPINWDDLISKKLTPPFNPNVSGPNDLQHFDPEFTEEPVPNSIGQSADSILITASVKEAAEAFLGFSYAPPMDSFL encoded by the exons ATGAGAAGTAAAGCAGAGAAGTCTTCCCTCAAAG CTTTCATGAAACAGAGAAGAATGGGGCTGAATGATTTTATTCAAAAAATAGCCACCAACTCCTATGCATGCAAACA CCCTGAAGTTCAGTCTATTCTGAATATTTCCCAACCTACAGAACCTCAGCTTATCAATGGCAATCCTTCTTCTCCT ccCAGCCCAACACAGCAGATCAATCTTGGTCCTTCATCCAATCCACATGCTAAGCCACTAGACTTCCAGTTCTTAAAAGTGATCGGGAAAGGCAGCTTTGGCAAG GTGCTCCTGGCAAGGCACAAGACAGAAGAACACTTTTATGCCGTTAAAGTACTGCAGAAGAAAGCAATCCTCAAGAAGAAAGAG GAGAAGCACATCATGTCTGAACGCAACGTCTTGTTGAAGAACGTGAAACACCCTTTCCTGGTCGGGCTGCACTACTCTTTCCAGACAGCAGACAAGTTATATTTTGTACTGGACTACATCAATGGCGGAGAG CTGTTCTATCATCTCCAGAGAGAGCGCTGCTTCCTGGAGCCCCGGGCTCGTTTCTACGCCGCTGAGATTGCCAGTGCGCTGGGGTATTTACACTCGCTGAACATTGTTTATAG AGACCTAAAGCCAGAGAACATTTTACTGGATTCTCAGGGCCATATTGTCTTGACGGACTTCGGACTCTGCAAAGAGAACATAGAACCCAATGGCACGACCTCTACTTTTTGTGGCACACCTGAG TATCTTGCCCCTGAAGTTCTGCACAAACAGCCCTATGATCGCACTGTTGACTGGTGGTGTCTCGGAGCAGTGTTGTATGAGATGCTTTATGGACTG CCTCCTTTCTACAGCAGGAACACAGCTGAAATGTACGACAACATCTTGAACAAACCCTTGCAGCTGAAGCCAAACATAACCAACTCTGCCAGGCACCTTCTGGAAGGCCTTCTGCAGAAAGACAGAACGAAGCGGCTGGGAGCCAAGAATGACTTT GTGGAGATTAAGCATCACATCTTCTTCTCTCCGATTAACTGGGACGACCTCATCAGCAAGAAGCTCACGCCCCCCTTTAACCCAAACGTG AGCGGCCCAAACGACCTGCAGCACTTTGATCCTGAGTTCACCGAGGAGCCGGTTCCCAACTCCATCGGCCAGTCTGCAGACAGCATCCTCATTACCGCCAGCGTCAAAGAAGCTGCCGAGGCCTTCCTGGGCTTCTCCTATGCACCGCCCATGGATTCCTTCCTCTGA
- the SGK1 gene encoding serine/threonine-protein kinase Sgk1 isoform X3, translating into MGRRLRSGVAFMKQRRMGLNDFIQKIATNSYACKHPEVQSILNISQPTEPQLINGNPSSPPSPTQQINLGPSSNPHAKPLDFQFLKVIGKGSFGKVLLARHKTEEHFYAVKVLQKKAILKKKEEKHIMSERNVLLKNVKHPFLVGLHYSFQTADKLYFVLDYINGGELFYHLQRERCFLEPRARFYAAEIASALGYLHSLNIVYRDLKPENILLDSQGHIVLTDFGLCKENIEPNGTTSTFCGTPEYLAPEVLHKQPYDRTVDWWCLGAVLYEMLYGLPPFYSRNTAEMYDNILNKPLQLKPNITNSARHLLEGLLQKDRTKRLGAKNDFVEIKHHIFFSPINWDDLISKKLTPPFNPNVSGPNDLQHFDPEFTEEPVPNSIGQSADSILITASVKEAAEAFLGFSYAPPMDSFL; encoded by the exons ATGGGGAGACGTTTGCGGTCTGGAGTTG CTTTCATGAAACAGAGAAGAATGGGGCTGAATGATTTTATTCAAAAAATAGCCACCAACTCCTATGCATGCAAACA CCCTGAAGTTCAGTCTATTCTGAATATTTCCCAACCTACAGAACCTCAGCTTATCAATGGCAATCCTTCTTCTCCT ccCAGCCCAACACAGCAGATCAATCTTGGTCCTTCATCCAATCCACATGCTAAGCCACTAGACTTCCAGTTCTTAAAAGTGATCGGGAAAGGCAGCTTTGGCAAG GTGCTCCTGGCAAGGCACAAGACAGAAGAACACTTTTATGCCGTTAAAGTACTGCAGAAGAAAGCAATCCTCAAGAAGAAAGAG GAGAAGCACATCATGTCTGAACGCAACGTCTTGTTGAAGAACGTGAAACACCCTTTCCTGGTCGGGCTGCACTACTCTTTCCAGACAGCAGACAAGTTATATTTTGTACTGGACTACATCAATGGCGGAGAG CTGTTCTATCATCTCCAGAGAGAGCGCTGCTTCCTGGAGCCCCGGGCTCGTTTCTACGCCGCTGAGATTGCCAGTGCGCTGGGGTATTTACACTCGCTGAACATTGTTTATAG AGACCTAAAGCCAGAGAACATTTTACTGGATTCTCAGGGCCATATTGTCTTGACGGACTTCGGACTCTGCAAAGAGAACATAGAACCCAATGGCACGACCTCTACTTTTTGTGGCACACCTGAG TATCTTGCCCCTGAAGTTCTGCACAAACAGCCCTATGATCGCACTGTTGACTGGTGGTGTCTCGGAGCAGTGTTGTATGAGATGCTTTATGGACTG CCTCCTTTCTACAGCAGGAACACAGCTGAAATGTACGACAACATCTTGAACAAACCCTTGCAGCTGAAGCCAAACATAACCAACTCTGCCAGGCACCTTCTGGAAGGCCTTCTGCAGAAAGACAGAACGAAGCGGCTGGGAGCCAAGAATGACTTT GTGGAGATTAAGCATCACATCTTCTTCTCTCCGATTAACTGGGACGACCTCATCAGCAAGAAGCTCACGCCCCCCTTTAACCCAAACGTG AGCGGCCCAAACGACCTGCAGCACTTTGATCCTGAGTTCACCGAGGAGCCGGTTCCCAACTCCATCGGCCAGTCTGCAGACAGCATCCTCATTACCGCCAGCGTCAAAGAAGCTGCCGAGGCCTTCCTGGGCTTCTCCTATGCACCGCCCATGGATTCCTTCCTCTGA
- the SGK1 gene encoding serine/threonine-protein kinase Sgk1 isoform X1 has protein sequence MTVKTQATAPALTYSKMRGMVAILIAFMKQRRMGLNDFIQKIATNSYACKHPEVQSILNISQPTEPQLINGNPSSPPSPTQQINLGPSSNPHAKPLDFQFLKVIGKGSFGKVLLARHKTEEHFYAVKVLQKKAILKKKEEKHIMSERNVLLKNVKHPFLVGLHYSFQTADKLYFVLDYINGGELFYHLQRERCFLEPRARFYAAEIASALGYLHSLNIVYRDLKPENILLDSQGHIVLTDFGLCKENIEPNGTTSTFCGTPEYLAPEVLHKQPYDRTVDWWCLGAVLYEMLYGLPPFYSRNTAEMYDNILNKPLQLKPNITNSARHLLEGLLQKDRTKRLGAKNDFVEIKHHIFFSPINWDDLISKKLTPPFNPNVSGPNDLQHFDPEFTEEPVPNSIGQSADSILITASVKEAAEAFLGFSYAPPMDSFL, from the exons ATGACCGTAAAAACTCAAGCGACGGCCCCGGCGCTCACCTACTCCAAAATGCGGGGCATGGTGGCGATCCTCATCG CTTTCATGAAACAGAGAAGAATGGGGCTGAATGATTTTATTCAAAAAATAGCCACCAACTCCTATGCATGCAAACA CCCTGAAGTTCAGTCTATTCTGAATATTTCCCAACCTACAGAACCTCAGCTTATCAATGGCAATCCTTCTTCTCCT ccCAGCCCAACACAGCAGATCAATCTTGGTCCTTCATCCAATCCACATGCTAAGCCACTAGACTTCCAGTTCTTAAAAGTGATCGGGAAAGGCAGCTTTGGCAAG GTGCTCCTGGCAAGGCACAAGACAGAAGAACACTTTTATGCCGTTAAAGTACTGCAGAAGAAAGCAATCCTCAAGAAGAAAGAG GAGAAGCACATCATGTCTGAACGCAACGTCTTGTTGAAGAACGTGAAACACCCTTTCCTGGTCGGGCTGCACTACTCTTTCCAGACAGCAGACAAGTTATATTTTGTACTGGACTACATCAATGGCGGAGAG CTGTTCTATCATCTCCAGAGAGAGCGCTGCTTCCTGGAGCCCCGGGCTCGTTTCTACGCCGCTGAGATTGCCAGTGCGCTGGGGTATTTACACTCGCTGAACATTGTTTATAG AGACCTAAAGCCAGAGAACATTTTACTGGATTCTCAGGGCCATATTGTCTTGACGGACTTCGGACTCTGCAAAGAGAACATAGAACCCAATGGCACGACCTCTACTTTTTGTGGCACACCTGAG TATCTTGCCCCTGAAGTTCTGCACAAACAGCCCTATGATCGCACTGTTGACTGGTGGTGTCTCGGAGCAGTGTTGTATGAGATGCTTTATGGACTG CCTCCTTTCTACAGCAGGAACACAGCTGAAATGTACGACAACATCTTGAACAAACCCTTGCAGCTGAAGCCAAACATAACCAACTCTGCCAGGCACCTTCTGGAAGGCCTTCTGCAGAAAGACAGAACGAAGCGGCTGGGAGCCAAGAATGACTTT GTGGAGATTAAGCATCACATCTTCTTCTCTCCGATTAACTGGGACGACCTCATCAGCAAGAAGCTCACGCCCCCCTTTAACCCAAACGTG AGCGGCCCAAACGACCTGCAGCACTTTGATCCTGAGTTCACCGAGGAGCCGGTTCCCAACTCCATCGGCCAGTCTGCAGACAGCATCCTCATTACCGCCAGCGTCAAAGAAGCTGCCGAGGCCTTCCTGGGCTTCTCCTATGCACCGCCCATGGATTCCTTCCTCTGA